Proteins encoded in a region of the Patagioenas fasciata isolate bPatFas1 chromosome 21, bPatFas1.hap1, whole genome shotgun sequence genome:
- the LHFPL5 gene encoding LHFPL tetraspan subfamily member 5 protein, which produces MPQLLPAQEAARIYHTNYVRNARAMGVLWALFTLCFSILMVVTFIQPYWIGDSIDTPQAGYFGLFSYCIGNALTGELICKGSPLDFGTIPSSAFKTAMFFIGISTFLIIGSILCFSLFFFCNAATVYKVCAWMQLAAATGLMIGCLIYPDGWDSSEVKRMCGDKTDKYTLGACTVRWAYILCIIGILDALILSFLAFVLGNRQDNLLPADFKVENKEEGND; this is translated from the exons ATGCCCCAGCTGCTGCCGGCGCAGGAGGCGGCGCGGATCTACCACACCAACTACGTGAGGAACGCGCGGGCCATGGGGGTGCTCTGGGCTCTCTTCACTCTCTGCTTCTCCATCCTGATGGTGGTGACCTTCATCCAGCCATACTGGATCGGCGACAGCATCGACACACCTCAGGCTGGCTACTTTGGCCTTTTCTCCTACTGCATTGGAAACGCGCTCACCGGGGAGCTCATCTGCAAGGGCAGCCCCCTTGACTTTGGCACCATCCCCTCTAGCGCCTTCAAAACTGCCATGTTCTTCATAGGCATCTCCACCTTCCTCATCATCGGCTCCATCCTCTGcttcagccttttcttcttctgCAATGCAGCCACTGTCTATAAAGTCTGTGCCTGGATGCAGCTGGCAGCAG CTACCGGGCTGATGATCGGTTGCCTGATCTACCCTGACGGCTGGGACTCCAGCGAGGTGAAGCGCATGTGCGGGGACAAGACAGACAAATACACACTGGGCGCCTGCACTGTGCGCTGGGCCTACATCCTCTGCATCATTGGCATCCTCGACGCTCTCATACTCTCCTTCCTGGCCTTTGTGTTGGGGAACCGGCAGGACAATCTCCTCCCGGCTGACTTTAAAGTGGAAAATAAAG AAGAGGGCAATGACTGA
- the CLPS gene encoding colipase isoform X1 produces MAGAPAPAPFPGRPALPRPPESGGRRLRRLRALRLHRPGGRWRDPHPHPRAGEDPRGAERRGSGCDLGSTGELCLQSVQCKSGCCHRQDGLSLARCAPKAAESQDCSPKSLYGVYYRCPCESGLTCDADKTIIGSITNSDFGLCTDPNESR; encoded by the exons ATGGCCGGGGCACCGGCACCGGCTCCGTTCCCCGGGCGCCCGGCGCTGCCCCGCCCGCCGGAGAGCGGCGGCAGGAGGCTCCGGCGGCTGCGGGCGCTGCGGCTGCACCGCCCCGGGGGGCGGTGGCGCGACCCACACCCCCACCCACGGGCCGGGGAGGACCCGAGAGGAGCTGAGCGGCGCGGCTCGGGATGCGACCTCGGG AGCACCGGGGAGCTGTGCCTGCAGAGTGTCCAGTGCAAGAGCGGCTGCTGCCACCGGCAAGATGGCCTGAGCCTGGCCCGTTGTGCACCAAAGGCAGCAGAGTCCCAGGATTGCTCCCCAAAG AGCCTCTATGGGGTCTACTACCGGTGTCCTTGCGAGAGCGGCTTGACCTGTGACGCTGATAAGACCATCATAGGTTCTATCACCAACAGTGACTTTGGCCTCTGCACGGATCCCAATGAGTCACGGTGA
- the CLPS gene encoding colipase isoform X2 has protein sequence MAKAMALYLLLVLLLLAPALPAPHQRGLIFNLSTGELCLQSVQCKSGCCHRQDGLSLARCAPKAAESQDCSPKSLYGVYYRCPCESGLTCDADKTIIGSITNSDFGLCTDPNESR, from the exons ATGGCCAAGGCGATGGCGCTCTACCTGCTCCTGGTCCTGCTGCTCCTGGCTCCAGCGCTGCCTGCGCCACACCAGCGAGGGCTCATCTTCAACTTG AGCACCGGGGAGCTGTGCCTGCAGAGTGTCCAGTGCAAGAGCGGCTGCTGCCACCGGCAAGATGGCCTGAGCCTGGCCCGTTGTGCACCAAAGGCAGCAGAGTCCCAGGATTGCTCCCCAAAG AGCCTCTATGGGGTCTACTACCGGTGTCCTTGCGAGAGCGGCTTGACCTGTGACGCTGATAAGACCATCATAGGTTCTATCACCAACAGTGACTTTGGCCTCTGCACGGATCCCAATGAGTCACGGTGA